A window of Phycobacter azelaicus contains these coding sequences:
- a CDS encoding PLP-dependent aminotransferase family protein, whose amino-acid sequence MAISVDTFFLNPDAQGTLQAQIQEMIAEGVLSGRFRVGEKLPSSRKLASHLGISRITVTLAYTELLANDYLTSRGRSGYYVSENAPIPPSYAPSQSAGDSVDWSQAIVRGFTGGDTPRKPHDWRSYRYPFIYGQADPALFDHANWRLCALRALGQKDFSALTNDYFDQDDPLLIEYIARHTLPRRGVTARPEQILITLGAQNALWLAIQLLLNRGRKAAIEDPTYYTLRDQLGHVRCQMDCIPVDKDGLPPEAISEDTNVIFCTPSHQSPTTATMPMERRKALLNRAREIDAVIVEDDYEFEMSFLGAPSPALKSLDRDGRVIYIGSFSKSLFPGLRLGYLVGSESFIRQARALRASVLRHPPGHMQRTVAYFLSLGHYDSQIRRMAKELHNRRLVIEEAVATHGLSISGGGVYGGSSLWMRAPDGTDTAAAARQLKEKSVIIEPGAPFFSPEHRQHNFYRLGYSSIPANRIEPGLALLAQGLKQT is encoded by the coding sequence ATGGCTATTTCCGTCGATACCTTCTTTCTCAACCCGGATGCCCAGGGAACCCTGCAGGCACAGATCCAGGAGATGATCGCGGAGGGCGTGTTGTCAGGGCGATTTCGGGTCGGAGAGAAACTGCCGTCTTCACGAAAACTAGCCAGCCACCTAGGCATAAGCCGCATTACCGTGACGCTGGCCTATACAGAACTGTTGGCAAATGATTACCTCACATCGCGTGGGCGCTCGGGCTATTATGTTTCGGAAAATGCCCCGATCCCGCCCAGCTACGCGCCCTCGCAAAGCGCAGGCGACTCCGTGGACTGGTCGCAGGCCATCGTGCGCGGCTTCACCGGCGGTGACACACCGCGCAAGCCGCACGACTGGCGCAGCTATCGTTACCCCTTCATCTATGGACAGGCGGATCCGGCCTTGTTCGATCATGCAAACTGGCGCCTGTGCGCCTTGCGGGCGCTGGGACAAAAAGACTTCTCCGCACTGACAAACGATTACTTTGATCAGGATGATCCGCTGCTGATCGAGTATATTGCACGCCATACCCTACCCCGGCGTGGGGTCACTGCCCGGCCAGAACAGATCCTTATTACCTTGGGAGCCCAGAATGCCCTGTGGCTGGCGATTCAGCTGTTACTGAACCGCGGACGGAAGGCGGCGATCGAAGACCCCACCTATTACACGCTGCGCGACCAGCTTGGCCACGTGCGCTGCCAGATGGACTGTATCCCGGTGGACAAGGACGGGCTGCCGCCCGAGGCGATCTCGGAGGATACCAATGTCATCTTCTGCACCCCCAGCCATCAAAGCCCCACCACCGCAACGATGCCGATGGAACGGCGCAAGGCACTGCTGAACCGCGCCCGTGAGATCGATGCGGTCATTGTAGAGGATGACTATGAATTTGAGATGTCCTTCCTTGGCGCGCCTTCTCCTGCCTTGAAGTCCCTCGATAGGGATGGGCGTGTGATCTATATCGGAAGCTTCTCCAAATCCCTGTTTCCGGGGCTGAGGCTTGGCTATCTGGTAGGCTCGGAGAGCTTTATCCGGCAAGCCAGAGCCCTGCGAGCAAGCGTTTTAAGGCACCCGCCCGGCCATATGCAGCGCACGGTCGCCTATTTCCTGTCTCTAGGACACTATGATTCTCAAATTCGCCGCATGGCGAAAGAGCTTCACAACCGCCGCCTGGTGATCGAAGAGGCTGTTGCAACCCATGGCTTGTCCATCTCGGGTGGCGGGGTCTACGGGGGCTCGTCCCTTTGGATGCGTGCACCGGACGGCACCGATACGGCCGCTGCCGCTCGGCAGTTGAAAGAGAAAAGCGTCATTATCGAACCCGGTGCGCCATTCTTTTCTCCCGAGCATCGTCAGCACAACTTTTATCGACTCGGGTATTCTTCCATTCCTGCAAACCGGATTGAACCGGGCCTTGCACTGCTCGCACAGGGCCTGAAGCAAACTTAG
- a CDS encoding ArsR/SmtB family transcription factor, giving the protein MQWEEAAGGFAAMGSEARLKVLRCLIRAGHAGLMVQDIQERTGIAPSTLAHHLKFLSGAGVVVQEKMGRATLNRADFNRLRDLADFILSECCSDQQREAANDG; this is encoded by the coding sequence ATGCAGTGGGAAGAAGCAGCAGGCGGTTTTGCGGCCATGGGATCCGAAGCGCGGCTGAAGGTATTGCGTTGCCTGATCCGGGCGGGTCATGCGGGACTTATGGTTCAGGACATTCAAGAGCGCACCGGCATCGCACCTTCGACGTTGGCGCATCATTTGAAGTTCCTGTCAGGGGCTGGGGTCGTGGTGCAGGAAAAGATGGGGCGGGCGACCCTCAATCGGGCCGATTTCAACCGCCTGCGGGATTTGGCGGATTTTATTCTCAGCGAATGCTGCTCGGATCAACAAAGGGAGGCCGCAAACGATGGCTGA
- a CDS encoding permease → MADLTQNPTVSRQALRWIKTPWTVSAVLLLAVALLHPENIETVVLFAVNALLHTGRYILFAVLLLSYLKATGAETMVARAFEGREVRMILLAAVFGGLAPFCSCEVIPFIAGLLALGAPLSAVMAFWLSSPLIDPPTLLITAGALGWPFAFGKAVAAVGLGLFGGFAIKALMGRGVFANPLKQVQKSSCCGCGAPKLDSKPVWAFWREAERRQTFRAEFVTNGLFLLKWLALAYVLEALLVSYVPAETIAGIVGGEGVGTIAIAALVGMPAYLNSYVAPPLLAGLMEQGMSAGAAMAFMIAGAVSSIPAMAAVWSLVKPQVFATYLALGVSGAILSGILFQML, encoded by the coding sequence ATGGCTGATCTTACTCAGAACCCAACGGTCTCGCGCCAAGCGCTGCGTTGGATAAAAACACCTTGGACCGTAAGCGCTGTTCTGCTCCTTGCTGTGGCGCTGCTGCATCCGGAAAACATTGAGACGGTGGTGCTGTTCGCTGTAAATGCACTTCTGCATACGGGGCGCTATATCCTGTTTGCAGTCCTTTTGCTGTCTTATCTCAAGGCCACGGGGGCCGAGACGATGGTGGCTCGGGCCTTTGAAGGGCGTGAGGTGCGGATGATCCTATTGGCTGCCGTTTTCGGCGGTTTGGCGCCCTTCTGTTCCTGTGAAGTGATCCCCTTCATTGCAGGGTTGTTGGCGCTGGGCGCGCCTTTATCGGCTGTCATGGCCTTCTGGCTGTCCTCTCCCTTGATCGATCCTCCAACGCTGTTGATCACCGCCGGCGCGCTGGGATGGCCCTTTGCTTTCGGCAAAGCGGTTGCTGCCGTGGGGCTGGGGCTATTTGGAGGATTTGCCATCAAGGCGCTGATGGGGCGCGGTGTTTTTGCAAATCCGCTGAAACAGGTGCAGAAATCCAGCTGCTGCGGATGCGGTGCGCCAAAACTGGACTCAAAGCCGGTCTGGGCGTTCTGGCGTGAGGCAGAGCGGCGGCAGACGTTCCGGGCCGAGTTTGTAACGAACGGCCTGTTCCTGCTGAAATGGCTTGCACTGGCTTATGTTCTGGAGGCGCTGCTGGTTTCGTATGTCCCCGCAGAAACCATTGCCGGGATCGTCGGTGGAGAGGGTGTCGGGACGATTGCCATCGCAGCCCTTGTGGGGATGCCTGCCTATTTGAACTCCTACGTGGCACCGCCTTTGCTGGCGGGGCTGATGGAGCAGGGCATGAGCGCAGGCGCGGCCATGGCCTTCATGATTGCGGGCGCAGTCAGTTCGATCCCGGCCATGGCAGCAGTCTGGTCCTTGGTGAAGCCGCAGGTCTTTGCCACGTACCTGGCACTTGGTGTCAGCGGCGCGATCCTGTCGGGTATCCTGTTTCAGATGCTTTGA
- a CDS encoding GNAT family N-acetyltransferase translates to MPIDLWMTPTELHSRTVSLVPLAQSHAADLSEAAADGDLHRLWYTSVPTPEQVPAEIDRRLGLLDAGAMVPFAVLDSAGRAVGMTTYMNIDHGNRRVEIGSTWYRQSVQRTGLNTACKLLMLPHAFGACDAIAVEFRTHRLNRQSRAAIERLGARLDGILRAHMILPNGTIRDTAVYSVTAADWPTVQANLEFMAYR, encoded by the coding sequence ATGCCCATCGACCTTTGGATGACACCAACCGAACTGCACTCACGCACCGTGTCACTGGTCCCGCTCGCCCAGAGCCATGCTGCAGATCTGTCAGAGGCTGCGGCAGACGGGGATCTGCACCGGCTTTGGTACACATCGGTCCCGACACCTGAGCAGGTTCCAGCCGAGATCGACCGTCGCCTTGGGCTGCTGGATGCAGGCGCGATGGTCCCCTTCGCAGTCCTCGACTCTGCGGGGCGTGCCGTCGGCATGACGACCTATATGAACATCGACCACGGCAACCGGCGGGTCGAAATCGGCTCCACCTGGTATCGCCAATCCGTGCAGCGCACCGGCCTCAACACTGCCTGCAAGCTTTTGATGCTACCGCACGCCTTTGGGGCTTGCGATGCCATCGCGGTGGAGTTCCGCACCCATCGCCTGAACCGGCAAAGCCGCGCAGCCATCGAACGACTCGGCGCGCGACTCGACGGCATCCTGCGCGCCCATATGATCCTTCCAAACGGCACCATACGCGACACGGCTGTCTACTCAGTCACCGCCGCCGACTGGCCGACGGTTCAGGCAAACCTTGAATTCATGGCATATCGCTAA
- a CDS encoding aminotransferase family protein, with product MDGTFNENDLSRVVDADKAHVWHHLIQHKPFETTDPRIIVEGKGMRVWDQNGKEWLDAVSGGVWTVNVGYGREEICKAVYDQLMKLCYFAQSAGSIPGSLYAEKLIEKMPGMSRVYYCNSGSEANEKAFKMVRQIAHKKYGGKKNKILYRDRDYHGSTLAAMSAGGQDERNAQYGPFAPGFVRVPHCMEYRKHELGLEHLSGREFGIAAANLIEEVILREGPDTVGALCLEPVTAGGGVIEAPEGYWERVQEICKQYDILLHIDEVVCGIGRTGTWFGYQHYGIQPDFVTMAKGVASGYAAIACMVTTEEVFEMFKDDAADPLNYFRDISTFGGCTAGPAAALVNMQIIEDEGLLENCTAMGERMMSNLKALQEKHSVIGDVRGKGLFLGAELVTDRETKEPVDEKQAQAVVAEVGAQGVIIGVTNRSVPGKNNTLCFSPALIATAEDIDAITNAVDVALTKVFG from the coding sequence ATGGACGGCACGTTCAACGAAAACGATCTCAGCCGCGTCGTGGACGCAGACAAGGCGCATGTCTGGCACCACCTGATTCAGCATAAACCCTTTGAAACCACCGATCCGCGCATCATTGTCGAAGGCAAGGGCATGCGGGTCTGGGACCAGAACGGCAAGGAATGGCTGGATGCTGTCTCTGGCGGCGTCTGGACCGTCAACGTCGGTTATGGCCGCGAGGAAATCTGCAAGGCGGTCTATGACCAGCTGATGAAGCTTTGCTATTTTGCCCAGTCCGCTGGCTCCATCCCCGGCTCGCTCTATGCGGAAAAGCTGATCGAGAAGATGCCCGGCATGAGTCGCGTATACTACTGCAACTCCGGCTCTGAGGCGAACGAGAAGGCCTTCAAGATGGTGCGCCAGATCGCGCACAAGAAATATGGCGGTAAGAAGAACAAGATCCTTTACCGTGATCGCGACTACCACGGCTCTACCCTTGCGGCGATGTCAGCCGGTGGCCAGGACGAGCGCAACGCGCAGTACGGCCCCTTCGCGCCCGGCTTCGTGCGCGTGCCCCATTGCATGGAATACCGCAAGCACGAGCTGGGCCTTGAGCACCTCTCGGGCCGTGAATTCGGCATCGCCGCTGCCAATCTGATCGAAGAGGTCATCCTGCGCGAAGGCCCGGATACCGTCGGCGCGCTCTGCCTTGAGCCCGTCACCGCCGGTGGCGGCGTGATCGAGGCACCCGAGGGCTATTGGGAGCGCGTGCAGGAGATCTGCAAACAGTATGACATCCTCCTTCATATCGACGAAGTGGTCTGCGGAATCGGGCGCACCGGCACCTGGTTCGGCTATCAGCACTACGGTATCCAGCCCGACTTCGTTACCATGGCCAAGGGTGTTGCCTCCGGCTATGCGGCAATCGCCTGCATGGTCACCACCGAAGAGGTCTTTGAGATGTTCAAGGACGATGCCGCGGACCCGCTAAACTACTTCCGCGACATCTCCACCTTTGGTGGCTGTACCGCTGGCCCTGCGGCCGCACTGGTGAACATGCAGATCATCGAGGACGAGGGTCTTTTGGAAAACTGCACCGCCATGGGCGAGCGGATGATGTCCAACCTCAAGGCGCTGCAGGAAAAGCACTCCGTAATTGGCGATGTGCGCGGCAAGGGACTGTTCCTCGGCGCCGAACTGGTCACTGACCGCGAAACCAAAGAGCCGGTGGACGAAAAGCAGGCGCAGGCCGTTGTTGCCGAAGTCGGCGCCCAGGGCGTTATCATCGGCGTCACCAACCGCTCCGTACCCGGCAAGAACAATACCCTTTGCTTCAGCCCCGCGCTGATCGCCACGGCCGAGGATATCGACGCTATCACCAATGCGGTGGATGTGGCCCTGACCAAGGTGTTTGGCTGA
- a CDS encoding 3-keto-5-aminohexanoate cleavage protein, whose protein sequence is MVEYNLMVAPNGARRGKPDHAALPVTLEDTVKTAAACHALGAAALHLHVRDDDGRHSLDAGRYREALQALGRAVPEMAVQITTESAGVYAPEDQLNCLEQLRPKAASVSVREMARDEKIAARAYALCREARTQVQHILYGFSCVQQLKAWYKDGTVPSDMRDAIFVLGQYGPPVLAEPEHLPGFLNATADLGLNWTVCAFGRKEHACLLAAVAAGGNVRLGFENNVETPDGALLKDNAASVAAFVTAAKAAGHSLKEG, encoded by the coding sequence GTGGTAGAGTATAACCTGATGGTGGCTCCGAATGGGGCGCGGCGCGGCAAACCAGATCACGCGGCCCTTCCGGTGACGCTAGAGGACACGGTAAAGACTGCCGCCGCGTGTCATGCGCTGGGCGCAGCGGCGTTGCATTTGCATGTTCGTGACGATGACGGGCGTCATTCCCTTGATGCGGGCCGATACCGCGAAGCTTTGCAGGCGCTTGGTCGTGCTGTCCCTGAAATGGCGGTTCAGATCACGACCGAGAGTGCCGGTGTATATGCGCCCGAGGACCAGCTTAATTGCCTTGAGCAGTTGCGCCCAAAGGCGGCCTCGGTCTCGGTGCGGGAGATGGCGCGGGATGAAAAGATCGCGGCGCGGGCCTATGCGCTGTGCCGTGAGGCGCGCACGCAGGTCCAGCACATTCTCTACGGGTTCTCCTGCGTTCAGCAACTGAAAGCCTGGTACAAGGATGGCACCGTTCCCAGTGATATGCGCGATGCGATCTTTGTTCTGGGGCAATACGGGCCGCCGGTACTGGCCGAACCTGAGCATCTGCCTGGCTTTCTAAATGCAACCGCAGATCTGGGCCTGAATTGGACCGTCTGCGCATTTGGCCGCAAGGAACATGCCTGCCTGCTCGCGGCCGTTGCCGCCGGAGGGAATGTGCGCCTAGGATTTGAAAACAACGTTGAGACGCCGGACGGTGCGCTGCTGAAAGACAATGCAGCCTCGGTCGCGGCCTTTGTAACAGCCGCGAAAGCCGCGGGTCACAGCCTCAAGGAGGGCTGA
- a CDS encoding aspartate aminotransferase family protein, whose translation MSHVFPRHTKAQLPTAIGGEGCYLIDSTGKRYFDGSGGAAVSCLGHSDAAVISAVQEQVGKLAFAHTGFMTSEPAEALADLLIANAPGDLDRVYFVSGGSEATEAAIKLARQYFLEKGEPGRRHLIARRQSYHGNTLGALAAGGNAWRRQQFDPLLIGVSHIAPCYEYVDRAEGESSFDYGQRVANELEAEILRLGPETVMAFMAEPVVGATSGAVPAVEGYFKRIREICDQYGVLLILDEVMCGMGRTGHLFACDADGVAPDILCIAKGLGAGYQPIGAMLCTRQIYEAIEGGSGFFQHGHTYIGHPVATAAGLAVANQMLERDLIARCAAMGERLQSALEDRFGQHAHVGDIRGRGLFRGIELVQDRDSKAPFDPARGLAAKIKKAAFEAGLICYPMSGTRDGRNGDHILLAPPFIISDDQITEVIDKLETAINASLPQG comes from the coding sequence ATGTCGCATGTATTTCCCCGTCACACCAAGGCGCAACTGCCGACCGCCATTGGCGGCGAGGGCTGCTATCTGATCGATTCCACCGGCAAGCGCTACTTCGATGGTTCGGGCGGCGCGGCGGTGTCATGCCTTGGGCATTCCGACGCTGCGGTGATTTCGGCGGTACAGGAGCAGGTTGGCAAACTGGCCTTCGCCCATACCGGCTTCATGACATCCGAACCGGCCGAAGCGCTTGCGGACCTTTTGATCGCGAATGCTCCGGGCGATCTGGATCGGGTCTATTTCGTCTCGGGCGGCTCGGAAGCCACCGAGGCCGCGATCAAACTGGCGCGTCAGTATTTTCTTGAAAAAGGAGAGCCAGGCCGGCGTCACCTGATCGCGCGGCGGCAGAGCTATCACGGCAATACTCTAGGGGCGCTGGCGGCGGGGGGGAATGCCTGGCGGCGCCAGCAGTTCGACCCGCTTTTGATCGGGGTCTCGCACATCGCGCCTTGTTACGAGTATGTGGACCGCGCCGAGGGTGAGAGCAGTTTCGACTACGGCCAGCGGGTCGCAAATGAGCTTGAAGCCGAAATTTTGCGTCTTGGACCAGAGACCGTCATGGCCTTCATGGCCGAGCCAGTGGTCGGGGCGACCTCCGGCGCCGTGCCAGCGGTCGAGGGCTACTTCAAGCGCATCCGCGAGATTTGTGACCAATACGGCGTGCTGCTGATCCTGGACGAGGTGATGTGCGGCATGGGTCGCACCGGCCATCTGTTCGCCTGTGACGCGGACGGGGTGGCCCCCGATATCCTCTGCATCGCCAAGGGGCTGGGGGCCGGCTACCAGCCGATCGGGGCGATGCTCTGCACTCGGCAGATTTATGAAGCAATCGAGGGCGGCAGCGGCTTCTTCCAGCACGGCCACACCTATATTGGCCACCCTGTTGCGACCGCCGCCGGACTGGCCGTGGCGAACCAAATGCTTGAGCGGGATCTGATCGCGCGCTGCGCGGCAATGGGCGAGCGTCTTCAGTCGGCCCTAGAGGACCGCTTTGGCCAACATGCCCATGTGGGGGATATCCGCGGCCGAGGCTTGTTCCGCGGTATCGAACTGGTTCAGGATCGCGACAGCAAAGCCCCCTTTGATCCTGCTCGGGGTCTGGCAGCAAAGATCAAGAAAGCCGCCTTCGAGGCGGGTTTGATCTGCTACCCGATGTCAGGCACCCGCGACGGTCGAAACGGAGACCACATCCTGCTGGCGCCGCCCTTCATTATTTCCGATGATCAAATCACCGAAGTGATCGACAAGCTGGAAACCGCTATCAACGCGTCGTTGCCTCAAGGTTGA
- a CDS encoding GntR family transcriptional regulator, with protein sequence MTLSTRSTSEQLSSAHDRVYRTLRTRIMHGEIAPGEALTLRGIGHEFDVSMTPAREAVRRLVAEGALFLSSSGRVSTPELSNERIEELAALRSLLEVELSSRALPRAHMALIDRLQAINATVAEMVSKRDAVGYIRTNLEFHRTLYLRAQAPAMLAMAETVWLQLGPTMRALYGRLRRTEPPQNHKLIIAALKAGDEPGLRLAVRSDVTQGLKLLVA encoded by the coding sequence ATGACCTTGTCCACCCGCTCCACATCCGAACAGCTGTCCTCTGCGCATGACCGCGTCTACCGGACTTTACGCACGCGCATCATGCATGGCGAGATCGCTCCGGGTGAAGCGCTGACCCTGCGTGGAATCGGCCATGAGTTCGATGTCTCGATGACCCCGGCACGGGAAGCGGTGCGCCGCCTTGTGGCGGAAGGGGCGCTGTTCCTGTCGTCCTCGGGGCGGGTCTCCACACCTGAACTAAGCAACGAGCGGATTGAAGAACTGGCAGCGCTCAGATCGCTTCTTGAGGTTGAGCTGTCCAGTCGCGCCCTGCCCCGCGCCCATATGGCGCTGATCGACAGGTTGCAGGCGATAAATGCAACCGTCGCGGAAATGGTCTCAAAACGTGACGCCGTTGGATACATTCGGACCAACCTGGAGTTTCACCGCACGCTTTACCTGCGCGCCCAGGCGCCCGCGATGCTGGCCATGGCGGAAACGGTCTGGCTGCAGCTGGGGCCGACGATGCGCGCGCTTTACGGACGCCTGCGCCGAACCGAACCACCCCAGAACCATAAACTTATCATTGCCGCTTTGAAGGCCGGAGACGAGCCGGGTTTGAGACTGGCAGTCCGGTCAGACGTCACGCAGGGCCTCAAGCTGCTTGTGGCCTGA
- a CDS encoding M48 family metallopeptidase — MSAHHLPGDPPVPLILRRSARARRISLRVSSLDGRVTLTLPKSLPEREALDFAAEKEGWIRGHLSRQPEVVAVSFGTVLPVAGRALRVAQGHARGVRIVGEELLVGGKRPAKSLERYLKELARDHLAAASDDYAAQLGQPFSRLTLRDTRSRWGSCSSAGALMYSWRLILAPPEVLRYVAAHEVAHLQEMNHAPAFWSLVHTLYGDYRAPRDWLRKNGSQLHRYIFTD; from the coding sequence ATGAGCGCCCATCACCTGCCAGGAGATCCGCCGGTGCCGCTGATCCTGCGGCGCTCGGCCCGTGCGCGGCGGATCAGCCTGCGCGTCTCATCCCTGGATGGCCGGGTGACGCTGACCTTGCCCAAAAGCCTGCCAGAGCGGGAGGCGCTGGATTTTGCCGCTGAAAAGGAGGGCTGGATCCGTGGCCACCTGTCGCGTCAGCCCGAGGTGGTCGCAGTGAGCTTTGGTACAGTCCTACCGGTGGCGGGCCGCGCGTTGCGCGTTGCACAAGGGCACGCTCGCGGTGTTCGCATTGTCGGTGAAGAGCTTCTAGTAGGGGGAAAACGACCGGCAAAATCCCTTGAGCGTTATCTCAAGGAACTAGCTCGCGACCATTTGGCGGCGGCTTCAGATGACTATGCCGCGCAGCTCGGGCAGCCCTTCTCGCGCCTCACGCTGCGCGACACCCGGTCACGCTGGGGATCCTGTTCCTCTGCCGGAGCACTGATGTATTCATGGCGGCTCATCCTGGCGCCGCCAGAGGTGCTCCGCTATGTCGCGGCCCATGAAGTCGCACACCTGCAAGAGATGAATCATGCGCCCGCCTTCTGGTCACTGGTTCACACGCTATATGGCGACTATCGGGCGCCACGGGACTGGCTGCGCAAGAACGGAAGTCAGTTGCACCGCTATATTTTCACAGACTGA
- a CDS encoding TIGR02300 family protein has product MPKEEWGVKRVCPTTGKRFYDLNKDPIVSPYTGEVVALDTGKSRMIEADSEDAATLKAKENTDGDDVVLEDDEDVDLDLGDDVLDDDDDDNVSLDEIADVASEDDDS; this is encoded by the coding sequence ATGCCCAAGGAAGAATGGGGTGTAAAGCGCGTTTGCCCGACCACCGGAAAACGCTTTTATGACCTGAACAAGGACCCGATCGTCAGCCCCTACACGGGCGAGGTCGTTGCGCTCGACACCGGCAAGAGCCGCATGATCGAGGCCGACTCCGAAGATGCGGCCACGCTCAAGGCCAAGGAGAACACCGACGGTGATGATGTCGTTCTGGAGGATGACGAGGACGTCGATCTGGATCTGGGCGATGATGTTCTGGACGATGACGATGACGACAACGTCTCGCTGGACGAAATCGCGGACGTCGCATCCGAAGACGACGACTCCTGA
- the rplO gene encoding 50S ribosomal protein L15: MKLNELRDNPGAAKKRTRVGRGPGSGKGKMGGRGIKGQKSRSGVAINGYEGGQMPLYQRLPKRGFNKPNRKAFAVVNLGLIQKFIDAGKLDAATITEDSLIESGLVRRKKDGIRILAKGEFSAKSNITVTGASKAAVEAVEKAGGTLTVATAAAAE; the protein is encoded by the coding sequence ATGAAACTCAACGAACTGCGCGATAATCCAGGCGCCGCGAAGAAACGCACCCGTGTTGGCCGTGGCCCCGGCTCCGGCAAGGGTAAGATGGGTGGCCGTGGTATCAAAGGTCAGAAATCCCGTTCGGGTGTGGCCATCAACGGCTACGAAGGCGGCCAGATGCCGCTGTACCAGCGTCTGCCGAAGCGCGGCTTCAACAAGCCGAACCGCAAGGCATTTGCTGTTGTGAACCTCGGCCTGATCCAGAAATTCATCGACGCAGGCAAGCTGGACGCCGCAACCATCACCGAAGATTCGCTGATCGAATCCGGCCTGGTGCGCCGCAAGAAGGACGGTATCCGCATTCTTGCCAAGGGTGAGTTTTCTGCCAAGTCCAACATCACTGTCACCGGCGCCTCCAAGGCTGCTGTCGAGGCAGTTGAAAAGGCGGGCGGCACCCTGACCGTGGCAACAGCAGCTGCAGCTGAGTAA